In the genome of Bombyx mori chromosome 13, ASM3026992v2, the window aGAAGACGAGTTCAAAAACACGTGCATTCCCGCTGAGACATTAAAATGAGAATAATAGAATATCCTTGAAAAACATATTTCTCAGTTTTCTTCTGAAAGTAGCGACTTGAAGTGTAAGCATTCAAGAAAACAAACCAACAATAGTGTTACACCGTAAAAATGTCATGGGAGCCTCGAGATATTACCTACCTCGTTGCATGGGAGGCATTTTAAATCACTTGTTCATGTACGCATTTTAATGATAAGTCTAAAATGTATCTAATTCGTTTATGCTTTAATAAGTAATTAAGGTATGAGATACTTGCCATTGTGCCAATTCCTTGTTTTCATCCAAGCAAGACGGTGTTGCTAGCGTATCCGCATCGCCTTCAGTTCTCCCTCCCGGATGTTCGGGGATGACCCTTTCAATGGTCGTCACTTCTTCAATATCTGAATCTATGCCTTGAGCGAAGTCCATATAAAACGACTCTCGAGAGTCGCTGGACCCGCGTCGCAGTTTTAGCGACAAATCCGGTGAACTATCATCCATGTTCGAGGACCAATTCCCTAAATCCTTATGTATTCAGTAACGAATATCATATCGAAGTCGTGTTCCAGTTCGCTAAcccattttttttgttcatttaatatctgtaaaattttaaatttcttttatgAAATGCCGGATTTATTAGCCGGAAGTAAAGTGGCTAGGTAtctagttttgttttattaatctgGTAAACAATACAAAGAATTTCAGAATGTAGGTTACAgaattctatattttattatcaatttgTATTGGAATCGTTTTTTTAAACCGGCGAATTATCTAACTAGAAAATTGAATGCGATCAGCTATAACTTCATAAGAATTTCCGATCGACTTAATTATAAAAGCCGAGCAGGGACTAAAACTATTTTGAACTATTACGAATCATAAAACAATTCATCAGTCACTCGGTTCCGGGTAATTTGAACCAGTTCTGTGTTCATGCCATATGTGttatacattacattatttGTGTTACAAAAAGTCGCTCTCACACCAACAATAGTAATCTATCTTGTCACCGAACAAAAAGACCGCCATCGGCGTTAAAAGAACAATGACCCGTGAACAGTTTTAACGTAGCTTTCCCAAAATCGACAACGCTTCCTGTCGGTCGTGGCGATTCCGATAAACGCCGGAACGCACACCTATAAAATACTGCTATAGATACACCTATATATGCCATCTTGTCagtctattttaaattaattgtaatttggtTAAAGTTCAAAATACAAATGCTACTAAAATCGATCTATTATGACATCTGCCAGTTCCAAAACGGTCTAAAACAATCAATCACCTATTCGGTATGGAACTTAAGTAATGAATAATGTAACGCGGGTAACCTATCTTGACCCTAAATTTGGTCACGGGGAACTATTAACTGTGAGACTGGACGTAGTATAATGCTCAAAGCCATTGTACCGTTGATGAACGCTTCCAAAAATATTTACCCCGCATACACGTTAAAAATTCCGCTACGCCTATTTAGTCGCAATAAATCTATCGCACTTATAATCCTACATAACTAAGCGGGCAGGTAAATCGTAACATAAACAAGTAAActacaattaataaaaacattttcgtttaattaattaaaatttaactacttagtttataaaattcgtgttttATAAAGAAACAAAGAAATAGTAAATGCATAGATCGAAAACAAATATCATCGAAATTATATTCGAATTCCAGCGCCAGTGGTATTCAATACttcaaacaacaacaataataccATAAACAAACATATTCATTTGCACACGACAGACGAGCTGTCGATTCTTACGCTAAACACGCATCGTACGGGAAGGAGTATTGACACGGAATAATCAACGACACTCACACACGCACGTATACGAGGTTTGTAGTAGTGAGCACGTGAGGAGGGAACGCGACGACCAACGACAGCGCCCTCCCGCGACAGAGGATGGCGCGCGATTGCCGCGTCGACCGAGCGTGGCCTGACCGAGCGCGGGAAGGGCGGGGGATGCACCCTCGGACCGCCGAATTTATCTCACACGTACCCGGAACACGATATTTGGAATTCAATGGCATTCACATTAAAATGACCCTTCCTAAACGGCTCGCCAAACCAGTAGCATTCATCCTATATAATTATGACGAAGCAATCACCGGTTTGAAGAATAGTTTGACCGTTGTTTTAAGACTAACTGCGAATTCAATGTAAAGTCTGAGCATTCAAATTCGAGATTCCGGTAACCGCTTTAGTTTAAATAGACTGAAGTATTCTGCCATACTTCCCTGAGAAAACCTAGGTACCCTATAAACGTAGGTACACTCCCTGAATAAATATATGAAACAAGTCGTTCCTTAATTTCTTATTAGGTTTAAcggtgaaataaaacaaaacttaatAACCTATACCATTATACTTTATTAAACACTTGAAAAACAATATGATTTATACTTAAAACGTAGTTACATATACAATATCACAATACTTATAGTCCTTCAATACAAACCGATCACAATAACATGGAAATTTTGTGAAGGGATACTCTAACACAAcgttatacaatttaaaacaataaactaTTTCCATGAATTACAAATAAAAGGcagatgataataatattttaaagtacattttgcaaaaaacataatatatattttggtCAGACAGACATGTAgactaattaaaatacttttaaaatacatacttaCAAAATAATGAAAGGCTGATTGATCATTATAATCATTAAAAAGCCTGTTAAGTATTCTCGCCAATCACGTTCGTTGCTTCTATCATATTATCACGTCCgtacagaatattttttttacatttgatcTGCATgcataaatttaacaaaatttcgTGTAGAAACATgaaagaataatttaaaatatggatgttaataaaatttaaaaacttcagATATGACTACAACATAATACTGATTTATATGCGATATAATAGAGATCAATCCTGCGCGACGGCTGACATCTAACAAAAAAACCattgttgaaaaataatttaaaaccccTTACTTTTCGGTAAAATCCAATACACCTTGTAACAATGATTTTATGCAGAAATACCAAAttcatatttacttttttttgtaactgaATGTATCTTTAAGCACGTTTAGTTTCTTTTCTTtctaattatttactaacctttttaaattgattataaTTGAACTTTTTCAGGGGAGATCTATTATTATGGTCATATTCCCTGGAACTAAATAATATGGAGATAGAAGAATATTTTGGACACGCACCAAACAACGATAGAAATAATATTGGCCGACTAAACataccttaatttttttttttcttttatattaatattatattctcaAATTAGTTGAAGGAGATGCAATATACATAATCACTGTTTCCCAAACAATGAGTCTGTCTGACCTCATTCCGAAACTatacaaaattacaatacaTGCATGGCTATgagcaaaaaaaataagaaaaaatatgtacacaaattatatttatacaagtGTTAAATCATGGATATTttgacaatacaaaaaaataaactcaataatataattaaaatttgatatttcggataaaatatttactttattactaTCGTCTTCCTGGGTGTCAATGGTGATTAAAATCGTTTCTTGTGTAGTCAAATATGGTGACGACATTTTgtaaaactactactaatctGATTAATATACGTTACATGACATTTTTCACTACGGAAAGCAGTTAAGGCGTTctttaatcaaaacaaaactTATTATTAGAGACTGTAGAAATACattaggtaattaaaaaaactaagtgCAATAATACTGTAAGCAAGGAAgaaagttattataatgttcATTTAATAGATTTTCAAGAGTTCTGCTCTTGATATACCTAAATCAAGAGCAGaactattaaataatatataatacataagaatacatattattatataagaatatattaCAACATTAGCAGTTATTGtatatacaatttaaatgttatagTTTTGTATAACTGCGACAAGACTGTATttagaatttaatattttttttaataattactattttagttttataaacaATGATTGGGACCATATCAACCACGGACATTTAGCCCCACATTagtattccctgtgttatggttaCCAGAGACTgaaaaacatacttatatacgtttaaatatatacatacacagataataaacaaccaaagagcaaacaaacctgttcatcacacgaatgttggccctatgtgggaatcgaacccacgaccctcggcacaaaGGTCAGAGGCGCTAATAactacaccaccgagtcagtctagTTTTAAACtacgatttaatttaaaaaaaaaaactaaattaatacaGCATTCGAAAATAGCTTTGAACGGATGTAAAAAAACTCATCTCCAATAGCGATTAAAGAACGCCTTAatattactagttttttttattataattattttatcctCAAAGTGTTCGAAAAAACGTTAATTTATTCCATTCGAAATAACGATATTTAATCAGGTTGCAATAATATATTTGTCTTTTTCACGGTACCAGTTTCGTgagacaataatgttaataattagtatattcttttttttttcttatttgatTAACCGACGCAAGATTTCCATGCGAGGCCTCCACACGCCATCGCTCCTATTAAGTAAACCGCCAATGCTGCTATGGACACCAATATGACATACATTTTGATATTCTTCCAGAATAGAGAGCGTTGAAGTGTGCGAGAAGTAGCGCGATACGACACTgactgtaaaataattaaatatgaggaattagaaaaattaaatcGAATTGCGAGACTATGGCGTTCGATTTTGCTGGTACCGATTTAACAATCAACCACGTTGatagaataacatcgtgttctAGAATGAAGCCCGCTAAAGGTTTAAATTTTCGTAAGTACTGATGATGGGgactaggagtgggtaatatcggttttgccgcgtatcgaatcgtatctatatatcgaggatcaatatcggatattgaatctatatattttctgaatctatatattgatggatgctagtagattttctcgattcatgatatttgagatttgaaacgatacgctgatataatatcgtagtagatatagatttaagtcaacgttatacggttggttttctgatatcaatttataatatgatcttaaagtaataaaaagaacatgaaaataaaaatatcaaaaaaactttccttcatgcttttaccaggcttaggactggctacattattttcagtttttagtattttgtgtcttaatttaaaattacaaaatataccaaaagagtgtagatttcagaagtttaatacaaacacaagaaataaacgcaattatttggattcacttaaaaatagaaaaatgtgtactttaaaaatcaaacacaaaaaacttttaagtatttataaacacttgtccaaaaattctagttcaaggtcaaagcgcgtgaaattaaattcaacgatgcaaataggctatactgcattcaagttagggtcgaaagttgaaacttctttccttaattgtatcctgctgatacgctaagaataatctacagacatatggacttaaatataaggtttacaattgtatggataatgcctgtttctgtttcattcatcacatgatatcgtgcgctcactcactctggccgattcgatacgaaccaaacgaatattgctgatattaacgaatcggtacgatatgccgatgcgcatcacatcgagcaatatcgcgtatcggctgatatcgaaatatagatttcgattcacaaatcggtccgatatggcgatgcgcatcacatcgagcaatatcgtgtatcggctgatatcgatatatagatttcgtgcggggcgatatcggattcaacgatattgctgcgatatatagatattgaatctatatacgatttatatcacccactcctaatgGGGACGTATTAGTACACGTGTGTCGGCGTgctctaaaataaatatacagcaTAATTTTGATACTTGAACATTGTGTCGCAAGTTGGATGGCGAAATATACATTGCGATGTCTACGGGCTCGATGAGCAACTGTTTACTGTGAGCTTGTGAACTGCGAGTTCATCGACctaacaagagcaataaaaatcagTTCAAATATGCATATTATCGACAAAAGATGCTGAAATATTCGTTTAATAATGTAATGCATAAGGCAGTCGCATCAATACATTTACGGACATTAACACTTTAGAattcacattaaaataaaattaattgaattcttaacttaacttacttaataaaaaatagattaaaacaaAGCTACCATCATCAAAATGTACGAAAATGCTGATCTAATTTAATTAACGATAGGcaaactaatttaaataaataatgttacgtTTATTTTAAACGAGTATAAACCTGTTTTATGTAGCATCCTATTTCTGTAGATGCTAAGGTTTTACAAGTATATTATACGTACATACTTAGTCATAAACTCTCCTGTACCGAAACACGCTAAATGGAACAGGTATCCCACGAATaccatttatataattatttagacTGTTTATAAGGTGCCTTGTCTCAATTGGTGTGTATGTGCGAAATCAGAGGGTAGTTTGATCAAAATGAATGTATTATTTTCacttaaaaatatcaaattattgGGTAAAAGCACTGGCCTACTGTATCATTTTGGTAAGTTGAGAGGTGGTTTATAATGACATGGGATATAAGAATCTATATCAACAAAATACACTTCATATCTTCTAGATGAAGAATTTTATACTTACACTAGTGGCTAAGTTATCAGCTTTGTTCACAAGCAGTTCTAGCTTTTCTCCACGCATTGCCATGTTATCTGCACAAGTAATGATATATTAATTAGATAACCAAAACTCATAACTCAAGATGTGTaatggcattcacattgtgatatgTAAGAGCTCCAATACACACTTAATACAATGTGGGCCATGCACTCATTCACAGATCTGGAGAAATAAAAAGGTAACAGTGAATAATAGTTTATTCCAATTCTTGAGGATGTAGAAATGTCTCGTTTTTTTTCACTAAGTCAtgattttttatcaatttaatgtaaatttattcatttactaAGTTGTTAAAATAATCTGAACAGGTATTCAAatgatttaaaatgtaatttgtatTCTTACAACACAACTGTAACACATAGGACTGTTAATatccatatatttatttattattattaagggtTTTTCATTAATTCTTTTTGTAGAAGCGATTAGTATTGACAGATAAAATTAACCATGCAATACAATAGTGATCATACATACAAAGAAACATCTCAATTTTACCTAGAATATTTGTTTGATACAATTGTTGATTAGTGACTACTGCTCATTTGAGATATATATCGACGCAtgaaaggcaaatgtgactaagcgacaataactgctttgtacatatatgataggcaataatcatattcgatacgcaaaaaaaaaaatatttctaggtctattaaaatcatttcaaacctacagctactagctagattctactacagatagattcgttaaaataaattttgttttgaagtaATTCAACTTGAacttagtctactgtaaagttcatgcattatcgcttagtcacgtttgcctttcaagcatcaatatatatataaacttgCATATTTTACTTAGATCATTTACTTCTTCATACTAGTATTCTGTTACAAAcccattttcattcattcattttatttcataggCAAACCACTCTCTAGCCAATTGATATTAAGTATTTCCCAATTACCATAAACTTTTAATACCAGTTTTCATCATGGGATTAAAGTTGCTTGTAGAGCATACCAGCtgtcccaccctccaaaccaaGAGTTATGATTGtgtggcagaaatgggcgggatAATGGTACCTGCCTGTGTAGCCTTACTATATGCCATACTACCAATACATTCCAGCTGGCAACAACAATGTGCTTATTTATGGTACTCAGATAATGCTGTTAGCCATTTTCTAATGATTCAATTAATCACCTTCTATAACAACCATAGTATAAAATGGagctattataatatattccaACATCACACTACCAACCTAAATTCAGGCAATTCAGTTATATTCTAAATCAATAACTATATGAAATTTTATCCTgaaaagtcaataaaaacatattcagAGGTAGCAGTTTAAAGTATTGATAACAGTTGATAAGCCTTGTTTACTCATTTGAATCTGTTATCAATACTagaaaaacaatgttttatttataattaatggtTCGCAATGATTATAGATCTAATATTTACACAGATAATGATCACTTTTAATGAGCACTCCTTGCAAACACTGTAATTTTAGGTTAAGAACCATATTTGACTTGACAAAGAGagcaaatagtttttttttaaaacatacaatgcataatgttattgtattaattataaatcaatTTCAATAAGCAGAAAGACAAATACTTACCAATGTTTTTaaccattatattttttaattcatctaATTCTCCATGAACTCTTGAAATGTTGTCCAAGTCTCGAGATTCACTGTAATGTTTCATCTCAGTGGCAAGAACCCGACCAAATTCACTGTTCATGGCGTAAGGTATTGCTGTCTGTGCGGTGTCAGCAAATGCTGTAGTGAATCTTCTTTTTATCTCATTAAGAAATAAGAACGCTCTCGAACGTTGGAATTTCTGAAGGAAAGAGAAGTTATAATTTATGTCCGTACCAATTATTATACTGTTATTACTCGTAAGATACTTACATCGTCAGTGATGCAGAAATAAACCAATTTGTTCTCTGCTATGTAATGGAATAGATAATTTCCGTGAGAATATGTCAACTTATCGTCGTGGGGCGGAATCTTTGATAAAATCTGCTCTGCGACTTCAGTGAAATTACCCTGACAAGTTGCATATTTAGCGAGGACTACAGTGCCTCTAGCCACGATACTGAATAATATAGGCATTGTGAATAATCGCGTAAACGACACAAAGAACACAATGTTACCAAATCACTATTTACACACGCACACCTTCTTTAGGTAATGGAATAAAATTTtggataaatatttattcaaactaGAAAATAATTATCGGGCAATGACCGTGACAGAAAATATTAGGTATAAATTGATTTTCTTGAAATGAATTCGGTATGTTTATGGTATACCTATTTActgaaaatatgaaattttaatcaCTCACTAAAACAGAGAACAACACAAAACACACtacataagtgtataatctatgcaccCATCATGACACTTTTTCTCCTATTTTTAACTATGGCAATTAGCGCCTTGGAATGcattgttgccagtgtcgaGCTTATAAAATCCGATTCGAGATATGTATCGAGATATCGAGTTAATGCTATTCTTGcagatcgcttggaacctctagATCTGCGGAGGAACTTCGCTTCCCTCCGAATTCTGTACCgtgtgttccatggggagtgctctgaggaattgtttgagattattccatcatctcgtatttaccatcgcaccgcccgccaggtcaccggaatagagttcatccatgctacctggagtcactgcgtTCATCCCCAGTGCggttccagagatcttttttgacaAGTGCCATcctgctttggaatgagctcccccctccacggtgtttcccgagcgctatgacttgtccctcttcaaacgaggcttgtggagagtatttaaccactcaccatcagatgggctgtatgctcgcccgccaacaagggcaataaaaaataaaaaacttattaataaacacaatctataatatatatatcatacaaatatctgctatatgaaaaatgaaatgaagcgaaatgagatgaagttgattaattgtAGACTTTACTTaattgggataaataaaattaaatgtaacgaCATGAAGTAaagaccagaaccagcctgccgggttaCAACAACACAGCGGTGCGCTAGTACTGGTAAGCCACTGCACGACCTCGGACTCGTCACGTCACTCTCTCATCCAACTATTTTTTTCTactactaa includes:
- the LOC733071 gene encoding synaptobrevin (The RefSeq protein has 3 substitutions, 1 non-frameshifting indel compared to this genomic sequence), whose protein sequence is MPILFSIVARGTVVLAKYATCQGNFTEGAEQILSKIPPHDDKLTYSHGNYLFHYIAENKLVYFCITDDKFQRSRAFLFLNVIKRRFTTAFADTAQTAIPYAMNSEFGRVLATEMKHYSESRDLDNISRVHGELDEFIMVKNIDNMAMRGEKLELLVNKADNLATSSVSYRATSRTLQRSLFWKNIKMYVILVSIAALAGYLIGAMACGGLAWKSCVG